One genomic segment of Xyrauchen texanus isolate HMW12.3.18 chromosome 5, RBS_HiC_50CHRs, whole genome shotgun sequence includes these proteins:
- the kpnb3 gene encoding importin-5, which translates to MAEQQQFYLLLRNLMSSDNNVRKQSEETYDPIPGQTKITFLLQAIRDASAAEEVKQMAAVLLRRLLSSSFEEVYPSLSVEVQTAVKTELLAGIQSEASANIRKKVCDIAAELARNLIDDDGKNQWPEILKFLFDSVNSQDVALREAALHVFWNFPDIFGNQQQHYLEVIKRMLVQCMQDQENPQIQALAARAAASFVLSNEGNAALLKHFSDLLPGILQVVNESCYRGDDSVLKSLVEIADTAPKYLRPNLEATLQLSLKLCADTNLTNMQRQLALEVIVTLSETAAAMLRKHTNIVAQSVPQMLSMMVDLEEDEDWAMADELEDDDFDSNAVAGESALDRIACGLGGKIVLPMIKQHIMQMLQNSDWKYRHAGLMALSAIGEGCHQQMEAILNEIVSFVLLFCQDPHPRVRYAACNAVGQMATDFAPTFQKKFHDKVISALLQTMEDQTNPRVQAHAAAALINFTEDCPKSLLVPYLDSLVQHLHVIMVAKLQELIQKGTKLVLEQVVTSIASVADTAEEKFVPYYDLFMPSLKHIVENAVQKELRLLRGKTIECISLIGLAVGKEKFMPDASAVMQLLLKTQTDFNDLEDDDPQISYMISAWARMCKILGKEFQQYLPVVMGPLMKTASIKPEVALLDTQDMESMSEDDGWEFVNLGDQQSFGIKTAGLEEKATACQMLVCYAKELKEGFVEYTEQVVKLMVPLLKFYFHDGVRVAAAESMPLLLECARVRGPDYLTQMWHFMCDALIKSIGTEPDSDVLSEIMHSFAKCIELMGDGCLNNEHFEELGDILKSKLEEHFKNQELRQAKRQDEDYDEQVEETLQDEDENDVYILTKVSDILHSIFSSYREKVLPWFERLLQLIVNLINPLRPWADRQWGLCIFDDIVEHCSPSSFKYAECFLRPMMQFLCDTSPEVRQASAYGVGVMAQFGGENYRPVFAEAVPLLVGVIQAADSRVKENVNATENCISAVAKVMKYRPECINVNEILPHWLSWLPLNEDKEEAVHTFDYLCDLIESNNAIVLGPDNANLPKIFIIIADGVANESIKGEDGCSKRLANVIRQVQVSGGLWTQCVSALNETQQKAIQDLLNTA; encoded by the exons GTTAAGCAGATGGCAGCCGTGCTGTTGCGTCGACTGCTGTCCTCATCTTTCGAGGAGGTTTACCCCAGCTTGTCAGTCGAAGTGCAGACTGCCGTGAAGACTGAGCTGCTCGCTGGAATTCAGTCGGAAGCTTCCGCCAACATCCGCAAAAAGGTCTGCGACATCGCCGCGGAGCTCGCTCGCAATCTCATCG ATGATGATGGAAAAAATCAGTGGCCTGAAATCCTGAAGTTCCTGTTTGACTCTGTGAACTCTCAGGACGTCGCCCTCAGAGAAGCGGCACTGCATGTTTTCTG GAATTTCCCTGATATCTTTGGTAATCAGCAACAGCATTACCTGGAGGTGATCAAGCGCATGTTGGTGCAGTGCATGCAAGATCAGGAGAACCCGCAG ATTCAAGCCCTGGCTGCACGTGCAGCTGCGTCCTTCGTTTTGTCCAATGAGGGCAACGCGGCGCTTTTGAAACACTTTTCAGACCTTCTTCCAGGCATCCTTCAG GTGGTGAACGAATCCTGTTATCGTGGCGATGACTCTGTGCTGAAGTCGTTGGTAGAGATTGCGGACACGGCCCCCAAATACTTGAGGCCCAACCTGGAAGCCACACTCCAGCTCAGCCTAAAG CTGTGTGCAGACACAAACCTGACAAACATGCAGAGGCAGCTGGCACTGGAGGTGATCGTCACGCTGTCTGAAACTGCTGCTGCCATGCTCAGAAAACACACCAACATCGTCGCTCAGAGCG TGCCACAAATGTTGAGTATGATGGTGGATCTGGAGGAGGATGAGGACTGGGCCATGGCTGATGAACTAGAAGATGATGACTTTGACAG TAATGCAGTGGCGGGTGAGAGCGCGCTGGACAGAATTGCCTGTGGTCTCGGAGGAAAGATCGTCCTTCCCATGATCAAACAACATATCATGCAAATGTTACAGAACT CTGATTGGAAGTACAGGCACGCTGGTCTCATGGCTCTGTCTGCTATCGGTGAGGGCTGTCAtcaacagatggaggccatactAAACGAGATCGTCAgctttgttttgcttttctgtCAAGATCCG CACCCTCGAGTTCGCTATGCCGCATGCAACGCGGTTGGACAGATGGCCACCGATTTTGCCCCGACTTTCCAGAAGAAGTTCCACGACAAG GTGATCTCCGCACTACTTCAGACGATGGAAGATCAGACGAATCCTCGCGTTCAGGCCCACGCAGCGGCTGCTCTCATTAACTTCACAGAGGACTGTCCCAAAAGCCTCCTCGTCCCCTACCTAGACAGCCTAGTCCAACATCTGCATGTCATCATGGTCGCCAAACTCCAGGAG TTGATCCAGAAAGGAACCAAACTGGTGCTGGAGCAGGTCGTGACCTCCATCGCCTCTGTGGCTGACACTGCAGAAGAGAAGTTTGTACCATACTACGACCTCTTCATGCCTTCCCTCAAACACATCGTAGAAAACGCTGTTCAAAAAGAGCTCCGTCTTCTCAGAGGAAAGACCATCGAATGCATCAGTTTAATTGGCCTGGCTGTTGGCAAAGAGAAG TTCATGCCAGACGCGtcagcagtgatgcagctgcttttgaaaacacagactgatttcaaCGACCTGGAAGATGACGACCCACAG ATCTCCTACATGATCTCAGCGTGGGCTCGCATGTGTAAGATCCTGGGGAAGGAGTTTCAGCAGTATCTTCCTGTGGTGATGGGGCCTCTCATGAAGACCGCCTCCATCAAACCTGAAGTGGCTCTCCTCGATA CTCAGGACATGGAGAGCATGTCTGAAGATGACGGCTGGGAGTTTGTCAATCTCGGAGATCAGCAGAGTTTTGGTATCAAGACAGCCGGGCTGGAGGAGAAGGCCACAGCCTGCCAGATGCTG GTTTGTTATGCTAAAGAACTCAAGGAGGGGTTTGTGGAGTACACGGAACAAGTTGTGAAGCTGATGGTTCCTCTGCTGAAATTCTATTTTCATGATG GTGTGCGGGTAGCGGCGGCCGAGTCCATGCCTCTGCTGTTGGAGTGTGCTCGCGTCAGAGGGCCAGACTACCTCACTCAGATGTGGCACTTCATGTGTGACGCCCTCATCAAATCCATCGGAACCGAACCTGACTCTGATGTGCTTTCAGAAATCATGCACTCATTCGCCAAG TGTATTGAACTGATGGGCGACGGCTGTCTGAATAACGAGCACTTTGAAGAACTGGGTGACATTCTGAAGAGCAAACTAGAGGAGCACTTTAAAAACCAGGAGCTGAGACAAG CCAAACGACAAGATGAAGATTATGACGAGCAGGTTGAGGAAACCTTACAAGATGAG GATGAGAATGACGTCTATATCCTGACCAAAGTGTCGGACATCTTGCATTCAATCTTCAGCAGTTACAGAGAGAAGGTTCTTCCGTGGTTTGAACGGCTACTGCAGCTCATTGTTAACCTCATT AACCCGCTCAGACCTTGGGCAGACAGACAGTGGGGTTTGTGCATTTTTGATGACATTGTTGAACACTGCAGCCCCTCTTCCTTCAAATACGCCGAGTGCTTCTTGCGGCCCATGATGCAGTTCCTCTGTGACACCAGCCCGGAGGTTAGGCAAGCGTCTGCCTATGGCGTTGGAGTCATGGCACAGTTTGGAGGAGAGAACTACAGGCCTGTCTTCGCAG AGGCCGTCCCTCTTCTTGTGGGAGTGATCCAGGCTGCAGACTCCAGAGTAAAAGAAAATGTCAACGCCACCGAAAACTGCATCTCCGCTGTGGCCAAAGTCATGAAGTACCGGCCAGAGTGCATCAACGTCAATGAAATCCTCCCTCATTGGCTGTCCTGGCTGCCGCTTAACGAGGATAAAGAGGAAGCCGTCCACACATTCGATTACCTTTGTGACCTTATTGAAAG CAACAATGCAATTGTTCTCGGACCCGACAATGCAAACCTTCCCAAAATTTTCATCATAATCGCTGATGGTGTCGCAAATGAATCGATCAAAGGTGAAGACGGCTGCAGCAAACGGTTGGCCAACGTTATTCGTCAAGTACAA GTTTCTGGTGGACTTTGGACGCAGTGTGTATCTGCACTCAACGAGACACAGCAGAAGGCCATCCAAGACCTTCTGAACACAGCCTGA